Part of the Trichocoleus sp. genome, TGGTCTGGTATTCTGCTGTTTCCTTGTGCTTACCTAGCACTGGGCGGCTGGCTGACTGGCACCACCTTCGTCACTTCCTGGTACACCCACGGCATCGCTTCTTCCTACCTGGAAGGCTGCAACTTCTTGACAGTGGCAGTCTCCACGCCACCGAACTCCCTGGGACACTCCTTGCTG contains:
- a CDS encoding photosystem II D2 protein (photosystem q(a) protein), with product MTIAMGRAQAQRGWFDVLDDWLKRDRFVFVGWSGILLFPCAYLALGGWLTGTTFVTSWYTHGIASSYLEGCNFLTVAVSTPPNSLGHSLL